In the genome of Thermoanaerobacterium sp. PSU-2, one region contains:
- a CDS encoding FAD-dependent oxidoreductase produces TRHIKGYYTLDINDVVFNRDFYDRIAIGSYPVDVQATSPEDTGYVYGKPVEYAVPFRCIVPEKVENLLVVGRSASYSHLAAGSARTIPIGMAEGDAAGVASAYSIAKDKSFEDIAKNEEDIKNIQSILVSQGAYLKPFKVEEAVEKSWAFDGLKFALHWGLIVPGYTNNFKLNESIKSISFYYMATNMIKRSIPDKSQLIDDDYQYLQKYIVDKPLTKEEAADILLTYAGYRNEANKYSGSLCDLAHEKGLISDTAYQKMKNLKYVKWEDSYDMILSLHNYLSKL; encoded by the coding sequence AAACGAGGCACATAAAAGGATACTACACACTTGACATAAACGATGTTGTATTCAATAGGGATTTTTATGACAGGATAGCCATAGGCTCATATCCAGTAGACGTACAAGCAACATCACCAGAAGACACAGGGTATGTATATGGGAAGCCTGTAGAGTATGCAGTGCCATTTAGGTGCATAGTGCCTGAGAAGGTAGAGAACCTACTTGTAGTAGGGCGGTCAGCATCCTACAGCCACTTAGCAGCAGGGTCTGCCAGAACGATACCAATAGGGATGGCAGAAGGAGATGCAGCAGGCGTAGCGTCAGCGTACTCCATAGCCAAAGACAAATCATTTGAAGACATCGCAAAGAATGAAGAAGATATAAAGAACATACAGTCCATATTAGTAAGCCAAGGAGCATACCTTAAGCCGTTTAAAGTAGAAGAAGCTGTAGAGAAAAGTTGGGCTTTTGACGGGCTAAAATTTGCCCTTCATTGGGGGCTTATAGTACCTGGATACACAAATAATTTTAAGCTTAATGAAAGCATAAAAAGCATATCATTTTACTATATGGCAACAAACATGATTAAAAGGTCAATACCAGATAAATCACAGCTTATAGATGATGATTATCAGTATCTGCAAAAATACATTGTAGACAAGCCTCTTACAAAAGAAGAAGCTGCGGATATACTTTTGACGTATGCTGGATATAGAAATGAAGCTAATAAATATAGTGGTAGTTTATGCGATTTAGCACATGAAAAAGGACTAATATCTGATACAGCATATCAAAAGATGAAAAATTTAAAATACGTAAAATGGGAAGATTCATATGACATGATATTGTCACTTCACAATTACCTAAGCAAGCTCTGA